The following are encoded in a window of Sinorhizobium sojae CCBAU 05684 genomic DNA:
- the glgC gene encoding glucose-1-phosphate adenylyltransferase, with protein sequence MVEKRTQPLARDAMAYVLAGGRGSRLKELTDRRAKPAVHFGGKARIIDFALSNALNSGIRRIGVATQYKAHSLIRHLQRGWNFFRPERNESFDVLPASQRVSETQWYEGTADAVYQNIDIIEDYGVEYMVILAGDHIYKMDYELMLQQHVDSGADVTIGCLEVPRMEATGFGVMHVDTEDRIIAFVEKPADPPGIPGNPDMALASMGIYVFHTKFLMDMLRRDAADPKSSRDFGKDIIPYIVEHGKAVAHRFTHSCVRSDFEREAYWRDVGTIDAYWQANIDLTHVTPELDIYDSTWPVWTFAEIKPPAKFVHDDEDRRGSATSSLVSGDCIISGAMLNRSLLFTGVRINSYSRLENAVVLPDVTVGRHSILRNVVIDSRVTIPEGLVVGDDPVLDAKRFRRSENGVCLITQPMIDKLGM encoded by the coding sequence ATGGTGGAGAAGCGTACACAACCTCTGGCTCGCGATGCCATGGCCTATGTGCTTGCCGGCGGACGCGGCAGCCGGCTCAAGGAACTGACCGATCGCCGCGCCAAGCCGGCCGTCCATTTCGGCGGCAAGGCGCGCATCATCGATTTCGCGCTGTCCAATGCGCTGAACTCCGGTATCCGCCGCATCGGCGTCGCGACGCAGTACAAGGCCCATTCGTTGATCCGGCACCTGCAGCGCGGCTGGAACTTCTTCCGGCCCGAACGCAATGAGAGCTTCGACGTCCTGCCGGCGAGCCAGCGCGTCTCCGAAACGCAATGGTATGAGGGTACCGCCGACGCGGTCTACCAGAACATCGATATCATCGAGGACTACGGCGTCGAGTACATGGTGATTCTCGCCGGCGACCATATCTACAAGATGGACTACGAGTTGATGCTGCAGCAGCACGTCGATTCCGGCGCCGACGTCACCATCGGCTGCCTGGAAGTGCCGCGCATGGAAGCGACCGGCTTCGGCGTAATGCATGTCGACACCGAAGACCGGATCATCGCCTTCGTCGAAAAGCCGGCCGATCCGCCCGGCATTCCGGGCAATCCGGATATGGCATTGGCGTCCATGGGCATCTACGTCTTCCACACCAAGTTCCTGATGGACATGCTGCGCCGCGATGCAGCCGATCCCAAGTCGAGCCGGGACTTCGGCAAGGACATCATCCCTTATATCGTCGAACACGGCAAAGCAGTGGCGCACCGTTTCACCCACTCCTGCGTGCGCTCGGATTTCGAACGGGAGGCCTATTGGCGGGACGTCGGCACGATCGACGCCTATTGGCAGGCCAATATCGACCTCACCCATGTGACTCCGGAACTCGACATCTACGACAGCACATGGCCGGTCTGGACTTTTGCCGAGATCAAGCCTCCGGCAAAATTCGTCCATGACGATGAGGACCGCCGCGGCTCGGCAACCTCCTCGCTCGTCTCGGGCGATTGCATCATTTCAGGCGCCATGCTCAACAGGAGCCTCTTGTTCACCGGCGTCAGGATCAATTCATATTCCAGACTCGAAAATGCCGTAGTTCTTCCCGACGTAACGGTTGGACGGCACTCCATCCTGCGCAACGTCGTCATCGACAGCCGCGTAACCATCCCCGAAGGGCTGGTCGTCGGCGATGATCCGGTGCTCGATGCCAAACGCTTCCGCCGCAGCGAGAACGGCGTTTGCCTGATCACGCAACCGATGATCGACAAGCTGGGAATGTAG
- the glgA gene encoding glycogen synthase GlgA, whose protein sequence is MNVLSVASEVFPLVKTGGLADVVGALPSALLPHGIRIRTLVPGYPAVLHKLKKKKAVGSIGNLFGHPARVLAADYDGLDLLVLDQPALYARDGGPYLDTTGRDYPDNFRRFAALSLAAAEIASDSVVPGWKPDLVHVHDWQTALTPVYMRFGSAADIPTVMTIHNIAFQGQFGASVFPELSLPPEAFSMQFLEYYGDVGFLKGGLQTATAITTVSPSYAQEILTPEFGMGLEGLLASRVASLSGIVNGIDAATWNPESDPHIPQNYAPGTLKRRAANRKALEERFGLDKGPGPIFCVISRLTWQKGMDLLAQVTDDIVALGGRLVVLGSGDAALEGALMAASSRHRGHIGMVTGYDEPLSHLMQAGSDAILIPSRFEPCGLTQLYGLRYGCVPIVARTGGLTDTVIDANEAALAARVATGFQFQPVTADGLRLAIRRAMHAYKEPKVWARLQNQGMKSDVSWAKSAERYASLYSGLLAKG, encoded by the coding sequence ATGAATGTTCTGTCCGTTGCGTCCGAAGTCTTTCCCCTGGTCAAGACCGGGGGACTCGCCGACGTGGTCGGTGCGCTGCCCTCAGCTCTTCTTCCGCACGGCATCCGGATACGCACGCTGGTGCCCGGCTATCCCGCCGTACTGCACAAGCTGAAAAAGAAGAAAGCCGTCGGCAGCATCGGTAACCTCTTCGGCCATCCTGCCCGGGTGCTCGCAGCAGACTATGACGGCCTGGATCTGCTCGTCCTCGATCAGCCGGCGCTTTATGCCCGCGACGGCGGCCCTTATCTCGACACGACGGGACGCGATTATCCGGATAATTTTCGCCGCTTCGCCGCCCTCTCGCTGGCGGCGGCGGAAATCGCCAGCGACAGTGTCGTCCCGGGCTGGAAGCCGGATCTCGTCCACGTGCATGACTGGCAGACCGCGCTGACGCCGGTCTACATGCGCTTCGGTTCCGCGGCCGACATACCGACCGTTATGACAATTCACAACATCGCCTTCCAAGGCCAATTCGGCGCGTCCGTCTTTCCGGAACTGTCGCTGCCGCCCGAAGCCTTCTCGATGCAGTTCTTAGAATACTATGGCGATGTTGGCTTTCTGAAAGGCGGATTGCAGACGGCGACCGCCATCACGACCGTCAGCCCGTCCTACGCGCAGGAAATCCTGACGCCGGAATTCGGCATGGGGCTTGAGGGGCTCCTGGCAAGCCGTGTCGCCAGCCTGAGCGGGATCGTCAACGGTATCGACGCCGCGACATGGAATCCCGAATCGGACCCTCATATCCCCCAGAATTACGCTCCCGGCACGCTCAAGCGGCGGGCAGCAAACCGCAAGGCGCTGGAGGAGCGCTTCGGGCTCGACAAGGGCCCGGGGCCGATCTTCTGCGTCATCAGCCGCCTCACCTGGCAGAAAGGCATGGACCTGCTGGCCCAGGTGACCGACGACATCGTCGCGCTCGGTGGCAGGCTCGTCGTGCTCGGTTCGGGCGACGCGGCGCTCGAAGGCGCGCTCATGGCCGCCTCCTCGCGCCATCGCGGCCATATCGGCATGGTGACCGGCTATGACGAACCACTTTCGCATCTGATGCAGGCGGGTTCCGACGCGATCCTCATTCCGTCGCGCTTCGAACCCTGCGGACTGACGCAGCTCTATGGTTTGCGTTATGGTTGCGTGCCGATCGTCGCGCGCACCGGCGGCCTGACCGACACGGTGATCGACGCCAACGAGGCGGCGCTGGCGGCCAGGGTCGCGACCGGCTTCCAGTTCCAGCCGGTCACGGCGGACGGCCTGCGTCTCGCGATTCGGCGCGCAATGCATGCATACAAAGAGCCGAAAGTGTGGGCACGCTTGCAGAACCAGGGCATGAAGTCCGACGTTTCTTGGGCGAAGAGTGCGGAACGCTACGCTTCGCTCTATTCCGGTCTTCTCGCGAAAGGCTAA
- a CDS encoding alpha-D-glucose phosphate-specific phosphoglucomutase has translation MMITVSTNPYGDQKPGTSGLRKKVPVFQQKNYAENFIQSIFDSLEGYQGETLVIGGDGRYYNREVIQKAIKMAAANGFGRVLVGRGGILSTPAASNVIRKYKAFGGIVLSASHNPGGPTEDFGIKYNVGNGGPAPERVTDAIFARTQAIDSYRIADVPDVNLDVEGTQHVEDMAVTVIDPVADYAELMESLFDFAAIRALIAGGFRVAFDAMSAVTGPYAKEILEKRLGAPKGSVMNFIPLPDFGGHHPDPNLVHARALYETMMAPDAPDFGAASDGDGDRNLIIGRGIFVTPSDSLAILAANAHLAPGYAKGLAGIARSMPTSGAADRVAEKLGIGLYETPTGWKFFGNLLDEGLATICGEESAGTGSNHVREKDGLWAVLLWLNILAARKESALDIVQKHWATYGRNYYSRHDYEAVDTDAANGLMAALREKLADLPGKSFGALKVEAADDFSYHDPVDKSVSKNQGVRVLFEGGSRVVFRLSGTGTSGATLRVYIERYEPDPERHDLDTQAALADLIAVADEMAEIKTRTGREEPSVIT, from the coding sequence ATGATGATAACCGTCTCCACAAACCCCTATGGCGACCAGAAACCCGGGACTTCCGGCCTGCGCAAGAAAGTTCCGGTTTTCCAGCAGAAGAACTACGCCGAGAACTTCATCCAGTCCATTTTCGATTCGCTCGAGGGCTATCAGGGCGAGACGCTGGTGATCGGCGGCGATGGCCGCTACTACAACCGCGAAGTGATCCAGAAAGCGATCAAGATGGCCGCGGCAAACGGCTTCGGCCGCGTGCTCGTCGGCCGCGGCGGTATCCTGTCGACGCCGGCCGCCTCCAACGTCATCCGTAAATACAAGGCTTTCGGCGGCATCGTACTGTCGGCGAGCCACAATCCTGGCGGCCCGACCGAGGACTTCGGCATCAAGTACAATGTCGGTAACGGCGGCCCGGCGCCTGAAAGGGTGACCGATGCGATCTTCGCCCGCACGCAGGCGATCGACAGTTACAGGATCGCCGACGTTCCCGACGTCAACCTCGATGTGGAAGGCACGCAGCATGTCGAGGACATGGCGGTGACGGTGATCGATCCCGTCGCGGACTATGCCGAACTGATGGAGAGCCTGTTCGATTTCGCGGCGATCCGCGCGCTGATTGCCGGCGGTTTCCGCGTCGCCTTCGATGCAATGAGCGCCGTCACCGGCCCTTACGCCAAGGAAATCCTCGAGAAGCGGCTTGGTGCACCGAAGGGCTCGGTGATGAACTTCATCCCGCTGCCGGATTTCGGCGGCCATCATCCGGATCCGAACCTCGTCCATGCGCGCGCGCTCTACGAGACGATGATGGCGCCGGACGCGCCCGATTTCGGCGCCGCCTCCGACGGCGACGGCGACCGCAATCTCATCATCGGCAGAGGGATCTTCGTCACGCCCTCAGACAGTCTAGCCATCCTTGCTGCCAATGCGCATCTGGCTCCGGGTTACGCCAAGGGCCTTGCCGGCATCGCCCGCTCCATGCCGACAAGCGGTGCGGCCGACCGTGTCGCTGAAAAACTCGGCATCGGCCTGTATGAAACCCCGACCGGGTGGAAATTCTTCGGCAATCTGCTCGACGAGGGGCTAGCGACGATCTGCGGAGAGGAAAGCGCCGGTACCGGCTCGAATCATGTGCGCGAGAAGGACGGGCTCTGGGCGGTGCTGCTCTGGCTCAACATCCTGGCGGCGCGCAAGGAAAGCGCGCTCGATATCGTGCAGAAGCACTGGGCGACCTATGGCCGCAATTATTATTCGCGCCACGACTACGAAGCCGTCGATACCGACGCGGCGAACGGGCTGATGGCGGCGCTGAGAGAAAAACTCGCCGACCTTCCCGGCAAGAGCTTCGGTGCGCTAAAGGTCGAGGCCGCCGACGACTTCTCCTATCACGATCCGGTCGACAAGTCGGTGAGCAAAAATCAGGGTGTCCGCGTTCTGTTCGAGGGCGGATCGCGGGTCGTCTTTCGCCTTTCGGGCACCGGGACCTCTGGCGCGACGCTGCGCGTCTATATCGAGCGCTACGAGCCGGACCCGGAGCGCCACGATCTCGACACGCAGGCCGCCTTGGCCGACCTGATCGCCGTTGCCGACGAGATGGCGGAGATCAAGACGCGCACCGGCCGTGAAGAGCCGAGCGTGATCACCTGA
- the glgX gene encoding glycogen debranching protein GlgX, whose product MPTTGIPPLGVTRTPDGTRFAVWSHNAARVDLCLFDKTGSKELHRLPLRRNGDVHSLALSDVPLGTRYGLRADGIYSPEHGLWFDPSKLLVDPYAVELDRPFRHDLRLTIHGEETADLVPKAIVTEFRPVKPKRPLFQPGGLIYEIAVKPFTVLHPDVPEKKRGTVAALAEPVVIEHLTRLGVSAVELMPVVAWIDERHLPPLGLHNGWGYNPIAPMALDPSLAPGGIKELRRTVEALHGAGIGVILDLVFNHSGESDRHGTTLSMRGIDNLTYYRHAIDQPGELINDTGCGNTIACDHPVVQALILDSLRHFVRAAGVDGFRFDLASILGRDMSGFRRNAALLQAMATDPVLSDRVLIAEPWDTGPGGYQLGNFPDVFLEWNDRARDDIRRYWRGDRHTIGAFATALAGSSDTFSRWGETSTRSLNFIAAHDGFTMIDLVSYACKHNEANGEGNRDGHDENHSWNNGVEGPTEDPELLTARRNDVMALIGTLFASRGTIMLTAGDEGGHSQHGNNNAYAQDNRITWLDWGQLDQQMIDRTAALSAMRRRFRVFAETTFFTGRDDVAWLRLDGRAMTVEDWEHPATDNLIMMLTTEDEMQKRFTRLAVVINRSHAPHPLQLPPSLDGEWRDALTGAALGALAPARSVNFLVEVF is encoded by the coding sequence ATGCCGACGACCGGAATTCCACCTCTCGGCGTGACCCGTACACCCGACGGCACACGCTTTGCCGTCTGGTCGCACAATGCCGCCCGGGTCGACCTCTGCCTGTTCGACAAGACGGGGAGCAAGGAACTGCATCGCCTGCCGCTGCGGCGCAACGGCGACGTGCACAGCCTCGCTCTCTCCGACGTGCCCCTCGGCACGCGCTATGGACTTCGCGCCGACGGGATCTATTCGCCGGAGCATGGGCTTTGGTTCGACCCCTCGAAGCTCCTGGTTGATCCTTATGCGGTGGAACTCGACCGCCCCTTTCGCCATGATCTCCGGCTGACGATCCATGGCGAAGAAACGGCGGATCTGGTACCCAAGGCGATCGTCACGGAATTCAGGCCGGTCAAACCGAAGCGGCCGCTCTTCCAGCCGGGCGGATTGATCTATGAGATCGCCGTCAAGCCGTTCACGGTCCTCCATCCGGACGTTCCGGAAAAAAAGCGCGGGACCGTGGCCGCACTTGCCGAACCGGTCGTCATCGAGCACCTGACGCGACTCGGCGTCTCCGCGGTCGAACTCATGCCGGTCGTTGCCTGGATCGACGAGCGGCACCTGCCGCCCCTCGGCCTCCACAATGGTTGGGGCTACAACCCGATTGCGCCAATGGCGCTCGATCCAAGTCTCGCCCCTGGCGGCATCAAGGAACTGCGCAGGACCGTGGAAGCCCTGCACGGGGCGGGCATCGGCGTCATCCTCGACCTCGTCTTCAATCATTCCGGCGAGAGCGATCGGCATGGCACCACGCTCTCCATGCGCGGGATCGACAATCTCACCTATTACCGGCATGCGATCGATCAGCCTGGAGAACTGATCAACGACACAGGCTGCGGCAACACGATCGCCTGCGACCACCCGGTTGTGCAGGCGCTCATCCTCGACAGTCTACGCCATTTTGTACGCGCCGCCGGTGTCGACGGGTTCCGCTTCGATCTTGCCTCCATTCTTGGCCGCGACATGAGCGGGTTCCGCCGCAATGCCGCGCTCTTGCAGGCGATGGCCACCGATCCGGTGCTGAGCGATCGTGTTCTCATCGCCGAGCCTTGGGACACCGGACCCGGCGGATATCAGCTCGGCAATTTCCCGGATGTCTTCCTCGAATGGAACGACCGGGCGCGCGATGATATCCGCCGCTACTGGCGCGGCGACCGGCATACGATCGGCGCATTTGCTACGGCGCTGGCGGGTTCCTCCGACACCTTTTCGCGCTGGGGTGAAACAAGCACGCGCAGCCTCAACTTTATCGCCGCCCATGACGGCTTCACGATGATCGATCTCGTCTCCTACGCATGCAAGCACAATGAGGCGAACGGCGAAGGCAATCGCGACGGCCATGACGAGAACCATTCATGGAACAACGGCGTCGAGGGGCCGACCGAAGATCCGGAGCTACTGACAGCACGCCGAAATGACGTCATGGCTCTGATCGGTACCCTGTTTGCCTCCCGCGGCACGATCATGTTGACCGCGGGCGACGAAGGCGGGCACAGCCAGCACGGCAACAACAATGCCTATGCGCAGGACAACAGGATCACATGGCTCGACTGGGGCCAGCTCGACCAGCAGATGATCGACCGCACGGCTGCACTCTCCGCCATGCGCCGCCGCTTCCGAGTTTTCGCCGAAACGACCTTCTTCACCGGCAGGGATGACGTCGCCTGGCTCCGCCTCGACGGCCGCGCCATGACGGTCGAGGATTGGGAGCACCCGGCGACCGACAATCTGATCATGATGCTTACGACAGAGGATGAGATGCAGAAGCGGTTCACGCGACTTGCCGTCGTGATCAATCGCAGCCACGCACCGCATCCTTTGCAGTTGCCTCCAAGCCTCGACGGCGAATGGCGCGACGCACTCACGGGGGCCGCACTTGGAGCCCTCGCCCCTGCCCGCTCCGTCAACTTTCTCGTCGAGGTTTTCTAA
- a CDS encoding MaoC family dehydratase, with amino-acid sequence MPQEISLSDVKNLVGKEIGVSDWITVTQKTIDNFAEATGDFQFIHTDPVRAAAETPFGGTIAHGFLSLSLLSAMNYNCLPKIREQTMGINYGFDKVRFMAPVKSGARVRGRFTMADARFRGAGMLMITYDATVEIEGERKPALTAIWQTIIQFDPKDRPADA; translated from the coding sequence ATGCCGCAAGAAATTTCGCTTTCCGATGTCAAGAACCTGGTCGGCAAAGAGATCGGCGTCTCCGATTGGATTACCGTGACGCAGAAGACCATCGACAACTTCGCCGAGGCGACGGGCGACTTCCAGTTCATCCACACCGACCCGGTTCGCGCGGCAGCGGAGACGCCCTTCGGCGGCACGATCGCGCATGGTTTCCTCTCGCTCTCGCTGCTTTCGGCGATGAACTACAATTGCCTGCCGAAGATCCGTGAGCAGACGATGGGCATCAATTACGGCTTCGACAAGGTGCGCTTCATGGCGCCGGTCAAGAGCGGCGCACGGGTGCGCGGCCGTTTTACCATGGCCGATGCCCGCTTCCGCGGCGCCGGCATGCTGATGATCACCTATGACGCGACGGTGGAGATCGAAGGCGAGAGGAAGCCGGCGCTGACTGCGATCTGGCAGACCATCATACAGTTCGACCCGAAGGACCGGCCTGCCGATGCGTGA
- a CDS encoding helix-turn-helix domain-containing protein: protein MNLLDIGEVARRSGVPPSTLRYYEEIGLISSHGRRGLRRQFDADVLLKLALIDLGKSGGFGLTEIAGMFGRNGQLAIPRADLHAKADALQRQLADLRALRDALRHVADCPAVSHLECPNFRKLVRAASRGRVAAGRLRKATDKE from the coding sequence ATGAATCTTCTCGACATCGGCGAGGTCGCTCGGCGCTCAGGCGTCCCGCCTTCGACGCTGCGCTATTACGAGGAAATCGGGCTGATCAGTTCCCATGGCAGGCGCGGACTGCGGCGGCAATTCGATGCCGATGTTCTCCTCAAGCTGGCGCTGATCGATCTTGGGAAGTCAGGGGGCTTCGGCCTCACCGAGATCGCCGGAATGTTCGGTCGGAACGGCCAACTTGCTATTCCTCGTGCCGACCTGCACGCCAAGGCGGACGCCCTGCAGAGGCAGTTGGCGGACCTCCGAGCATTGCGGGATGCGCTTCGCCACGTCGCCGACTGTCCAGCAGTGAGTCACCTTGAATGCCCGAACTTTCGCAAGCTGGTCAGGGCGGCCTCACGCGGACGGGTTGCGGCTGGGCGGCTCCGGAAGGCAACTGACAAAGAATGA
- a CDS encoding MFS transporter yields the protein MDSFGTAAKKAVWRDARAVALLMAAMLTTMANATISPALPGLQRLFAEDPYAEILTRLLVPAPSLSVALSAPIAGLAADRFGRRRLLLLGVTMFVIAGSAGLFLPDLPTIFISRLVLGLAVGLIMTAQTALIGDYFSGVERSALTGLQISARNFGGLLFITLAGCVALISPRMPFAIYALAILLLPLMWRVIVDASPPSPGQSIGAAARTEGKSWRLFFSGLVLLQALTNLLFFIVPTQLPFFFDSYGHGGGVTTGAALGTLMLAGGVFALLYPRLYRASGYAGVFILGYTAMGVGFALLIVGAVGPLSFAGAASIGAGYAIVSPTFVALLLNLAPARRRGLAGGILTASVFIGQFCSPLLSTPAISAFGYEGLFGGTALILATMALAAVVCAALTRLRSGLRPAASS from the coding sequence ATGGACAGCTTCGGAACTGCAGCGAAAAAGGCGGTCTGGCGGGATGCGCGGGCCGTCGCACTCCTGATGGCGGCAATGCTCACGACCATGGCGAACGCAACCATCAGTCCCGCCCTGCCGGGGCTTCAGCGCCTCTTCGCGGAGGATCCGTATGCGGAGATACTGACACGCCTGCTCGTCCCTGCCCCTTCGTTAAGCGTCGCGCTCAGCGCGCCGATTGCAGGATTGGCAGCCGATCGCTTCGGACGGCGACGGCTGCTGCTCCTGGGCGTGACTATGTTCGTGATTGCGGGAAGTGCCGGCCTTTTCCTCCCGGACCTGCCGACGATTTTCATCAGCCGCCTTGTCCTGGGTCTTGCGGTCGGCCTGATCATGACGGCACAAACGGCACTTATCGGAGACTATTTCTCGGGTGTCGAGCGAAGCGCATTGACGGGTTTGCAGATCTCGGCGCGCAACTTCGGCGGACTCCTCTTCATCACGCTGGCCGGATGCGTGGCGCTCATTTCACCCCGGATGCCTTTCGCTATCTATGCCCTTGCCATCCTCTTGCTGCCCCTGATGTGGAGGGTCATTGTCGATGCCTCGCCGCCATCGCCAGGGCAGAGTATCGGTGCGGCCGCGAGAACAGAAGGCAAGTCCTGGCGTCTGTTCTTTTCCGGGCTCGTCTTGCTCCAGGCGCTGACGAATTTGCTCTTCTTCATCGTCCCGACGCAGTTGCCGTTTTTCTTCGATTCGTATGGCCATGGCGGCGGAGTCACCACCGGTGCGGCTCTTGGCACGCTCATGCTGGCGGGCGGTGTCTTCGCTCTGCTCTATCCTCGGCTCTACCGGGCATCCGGCTATGCCGGCGTGTTCATTCTCGGCTATACAGCGATGGGCGTCGGCTTTGCCCTTCTGATCGTCGGGGCGGTGGGCCCGCTTTCCTTTGCCGGGGCCGCTTCGATCGGTGCCGGTTATGCGATCGTCTCGCCCACTTTCGTCGCCCTCCTGCTCAATCTCGCGCCGGCTCGGCGGCGAGGACTGGCAGGTGGCATCCTGACGGCTTCGGTATTCATCGGGCAATTCTGCTCGCCGCTGCTCAGCACGCCGGCGATTTCGGCCTTCGGCTACGAAGGCCTGTTTGGCGGAACCGCCTTGATCCTGGCGACGATGGCTCTCGCGGCAGTGGTTTGCGCAGCGCTAACGCGCCTGCGCTCGGGATTGAGACCCGCCGCATCGTCATGA
- the soxG gene encoding sarcosine oxidase subunit gamma family protein, which yields MADQAMATRKAPLEGLRGGSPAAMITPAAPTSRLALRAPAESVAALSAALGVTLPVRAKTSASAGTRHALWLGPDEWLVIDEDGADLMAAAASSGTLHSAADVSHRNTAVIVSGPGAEVAVNSGCPQDLSLRLFPVGACSRTIFGKAEIVLLRTAEDTFRVECWRSFAPFVFGLLSEGAVDAGH from the coding sequence ATGGCTGACCAGGCAATGGCAACTCGCAAGGCTCCGCTCGAGGGGCTCCGCGGCGGCTCGCCGGCGGCGATGATCACTCCGGCAGCTCCGACCTCGAGGCTGGCGCTGCGCGCCCCGGCAGAGTCGGTTGCCGCCCTCTCCGCTGCGCTCGGCGTCACGCTGCCGGTGCGGGCGAAGACGTCCGCCTCGGCCGGCACGCGACACGCGCTCTGGCTCGGGCCCGACGAATGGCTGGTGATCGACGAGGATGGCGCCGATTTGATGGCGGCGGCCGCTTCGAGCGGCACGCTGCACTCGGCGGCCGATGTCTCCCATCGCAACACCGCCGTGATCGTCAGCGGTCCGGGCGCGGAGGTCGCGGTCAACAGCGGCTGCCCGCAGGACCTGTCGCTCCGCCTCTTTCCGGTCGGCGCCTGCTCGCGCACGATTTTCGGCAAGGCCGAAATCGTCCTCTTACGCACGGCTGAAGACACGTTCCGGGTCGAATGCTGGCGGTCGTTCGCGCCCTTCGTCTTCGGTCTGCTTTCAGAGGGTGCCGTAGACGCGGGGCACTGA